One segment of Tolypothrix sp. NIES-4075 DNA contains the following:
- a CDS encoding MvdC family ATP-grasp ribosomal peptide maturase: MQLSRDVVLLITHSSDFFTIDRVAEALSTKGVQPFRLDTDKFPLQVQLTAHFDKSKSYHTIEYNDHSITTEQVQAVWMRRIWEPQLSQELAPKFREACIRESKATLDGFWDSLKETKWIDDLERIDYASNKLRQLRIASEVGFTIPKTLVTNKAQAAREFFGQVNGKMVSKLLTPLSRSMEANSSFFLYTSIVKEEDLQDAESLRYCPMVFQEQIPKQQELRVVYVNGNIFVGALNAEVYAAAKVDWRKPGVEVGAWQHHQLPKEVVRRLKAFMGRFGLLFGGLDFILTPSGEYVFLEINPVGEWGMLEKDLDLPIANAIADALLQTKN, from the coding sequence ATGCAACTGTCTCGTGATGTTGTTTTATTAATCACCCATAGTAGTGATTTTTTCACTATAGATAGAGTGGCAGAAGCCTTGTCAACAAAAGGGGTGCAACCATTTCGTCTAGATACTGACAAGTTTCCTCTCCAAGTGCAATTAACAGCACATTTTGACAAGTCTAAAAGCTACCACACTATAGAATATAACGACCACTCTATTACCACAGAGCAGGTGCAAGCTGTCTGGATGCGCCGCATTTGGGAACCACAACTAAGTCAAGAATTAGCGCCAAAGTTTCGAGAAGCTTGCATTAGAGAATCAAAAGCAACTTTAGATGGTTTTTGGGATAGCCTTAAGGAAACTAAGTGGATAGATGATCTAGAGCGGATAGATTATGCAAGTAACAAGCTGCGTCAACTACGGATTGCATCTGAAGTAGGTTTTACCATTCCCAAAACTCTTGTCACCAATAAGGCCCAAGCAGCCAGAGAGTTTTTTGGACAAGTCAACGGCAAAATGGTGAGCAAGCTTTTAACTCCTCTTTCCCGCAGTATGGAAGCTAACTCCTCATTTTTTCTGTATACCAGCATCGTTAAAGAAGAAGACTTGCAAGATGCTGAGTCACTGCGCTATTGCCCAATGGTTTTTCAAGAGCAAATTCCAAAGCAACAGGAATTACGGGTAGTGTATGTAAATGGTAATATATTTGTCGGGGCGCTAAATGCAGAAGTCTATGCAGCAGCCAAAGTTGATTGGCGTAAACCAGGTGTTGAGGTTGGCGCATGGCAACACCACCAACTTCCTAAAGAAGTAGTTCGTCGTCTCAAAGCCTTTATGGGGAGATTTGGGCTATTATTTGGAGGATTAGATTTCATCCTCACACCATCAGGCGAATATGTCTTTTTGGAAATCAACCCTGTGGGGGAATGGGGAATGCTAGAGAAAGATTTAGACTTGCCCATTGCAAATGCGATCGCAGATGCCTTACTTCAAACAAAGAATTAA
- a CDS encoding microviridin/marinostatin family tricyclic proteinase inhibitor produces the protein MSTNTVKTVDVVAVPFFARFLEEQTTEGTDVPWTYKFPSDLEDK, from the coding sequence ATGTCTACAAACACAGTCAAAACAGTGGATGTCGTAGCGGTGCCATTTTTTGCGCGTTTCTTGGAAGAGCAAACTACTGAAGGAACAGATGTTCCTTGGACTTACAAGTTTCCTTCAGATTTGGAAGACAAATAA
- a CDS encoding ABC transporter ATP-binding protein/permease: MTTQVVQNKSYKNSYSAFTQFWENVKAIAAPYWYPTNPGERAFSDVIRAWGMLFLLVFLIIALVSITVYNSFINRYLLDTIITDKDLSKFFDTLWLYGLTLVLMTLLIGFTKFVRKQIALDWYQWLNNRILSKYLNSRAYYKINFKSEVDNPDQRLAQEIEPIPTSALSFSAIFIEKILEMAAFLTIIWSISQQVAIILIIYTIIGNLVAVYLGQQLNKINQEELESKADYSYALTHVRNHAESIAFFQGENQELRIIQRRFLNVIKSAKNKIDWEKNKDIFNRGYQAAIQIFPFLVFGPLTSKGEIGFGELNQAALACYMFANALGELINEFGTSGRFSSYVERLSEFSDVLETVTKQPEDVSTIKTIEENHFAFENVTLQTPNYEQVIVEELSLSVQSGEGLLIVGPSGRGKSSLLRAIAGLWNAGTGRVVRPPLEEVLFLPQRPYIILGTLREQLLYPRTNHQMTDAQLKEVLQQVNLQNLLSRIEGFDTEVPWENILSLGEQQRLAFARLLVTHPRFTILDEATSALDLKNEGSLYQQLQSTKTTFISVGHRESLFNYHQWVLELSQDSSWQLLTIQDYRNQKTINIQSPPNNESQSKSQILTQTITSEGLSHKAISELTNYSISTVRSKASKGDSITTKDGLTYRYDKNPSVLKWLRV, encoded by the coding sequence ATGACAACTCAAGTAGTTCAAAATAAATCTTATAAGAATAGTTATTCAGCTTTTACTCAATTTTGGGAAAATGTAAAAGCGATCGCCGCACCTTACTGGTATCCAACTAACCCAGGTGAAAGAGCGTTTTCAGACGTAATTCGTGCCTGGGGAATGCTCTTTCTGTTGGTCTTTTTAATAATTGCACTCGTAAGTATAACTGTTTATAATAGCTTTATTAATCGTTATTTACTTGATACCATCATCACAGATAAGGATCTTTCCAAATTTTTTGATACTTTATGGCTTTATGGTTTAACTTTGGTATTGATGACACTCTTGATAGGGTTTACTAAATTTGTCAGAAAACAAATTGCTCTCGATTGGTATCAATGGCTAAATAATCGAATTTTATCAAAATATTTAAACAGTCGAGCCTATTATAAAATTAACTTTAAATCTGAGGTTGACAATCCAGATCAGCGTTTAGCTCAAGAAATCGAACCCATTCCCACTAGTGCCCTCAGTTTTTCAGCTATTTTTATCGAAAAAATTCTGGAAATGGCAGCTTTTTTAACGATTATTTGGTCAATTTCTCAGCAAGTTGCAATTATTTTAATTATTTATACAATCATAGGTAATCTGGTTGCTGTCTACTTAGGTCAACAATTAAATAAGATTAATCAAGAAGAACTTGAATCGAAAGCTGACTACAGTTATGCACTGACTCATGTTCGGAATCACGCTGAATCAATAGCTTTCTTTCAGGGAGAAAACCAAGAATTACGTATTATTCAACGTAGATTTCTTAATGTGATTAAAAGTGCTAAAAACAAGATTGATTGGGAAAAAAATAAAGATATTTTTAATAGAGGCTATCAGGCTGCCATCCAAATCTTTCCGTTTCTTGTATTTGGGCCTTTAACCTCTAAAGGTGAAATCGGATTTGGAGAACTTAATCAAGCCGCTTTAGCTTGCTATATGTTTGCTAATGCTTTGGGAGAATTAATCAATGAATTTGGAACTTCGGGTAGATTTTCTAGTTATGTTGAGCGTTTATCTGAGTTTTCAGATGTGTTAGAAACAGTGACTAAACAACCCGAAGATGTTAGTACTATTAAAACAATAGAAGAAAATCACTTTGCTTTCGAGAACGTCACCTTACAAACTCCTAACTATGAGCAGGTGATTGTTGAAGAGTTGTCATTGTCCGTTCAGTCTGGAGAGGGTTTATTAATTGTTGGGCCGAGTGGTCGAGGTAAGAGTTCTCTGTTGAGAGCGATCGCAGGTTTGTGGAATGCGGGAACTGGTCGTGTAGTACGTCCTCCCCTGGAAGAAGTATTGTTTTTACCCCAACGTCCTTACATCATCTTAGGAACTTTGCGCGAACAGTTACTCTATCCTAGAACTAATCATCAAATGACCGACGCACAACTTAAAGAAGTTTTGCAACAAGTTAATCTACAAAATTTGCTCAGTCGAATTGAAGGCTTTGATACAGAAGTTCCTTGGGAGAATATCTTGTCATTGGGAGAACAACAACGCCTTGCTTTCGCACGATTATTAGTTACTCACCCCAGGTTCACAATATTAGATGAAGCAACAAGCGCCTTGGATTTAAAAAATGAAGGAAGTTTATATCAACAGTTACAATCAACGAAAACAACATTTATTAGTGTTGGACATAGAGAAAGTCTATTTAATTATCATCAATGGGTTTTAGAACTTTCACAAGATTCTAGTTGGCAACTTTTGACAATACAAGATTATCGAAATCAAAAAACAATAAATATTCAAAGCCCGCCCAATAATGAGTCGCAAAGTAAATCACAAATATTGACACAAACAATCACAAGCGAAGGGCTTTCCCATAAGGCAATAAGTGAATTAACTAACTATTCTATTAGCACTGTTAGAAGTAAGGCAAGCAAAGGAGATTCTATCACTACTAAGGACGGCTTGACATACCGCTATGACAAAAACCCTAGTGTGTTGAAATGGTTGAGAGTTTAG